In Vidua macroura isolate BioBank_ID:100142 chromosome 9, ASM2450914v1, whole genome shotgun sequence, the genomic window GTCCAGCTGTGCCACGGAGCGGTTCGCTGGGATTAGGTTTCCATACCAACCAACTTTAGGAGCTTTTACAGTCTTAATTCAACCATGCACTGAACTTGTTCTTTGTGAGTAATAGTTTTCCTGGGCCAAACACTCCCAGGACTGGCAAGAAAGTCACGCTCCGGCCTTCGGCGGGATCCCCTCTCGGGATGCACAGGGGCACACCCGCTGCCCCCCGCTCATCccaatacagaaataaatagagGCAGGAAAGACCTTCTTACATTTTGATCTCAAAGAACATTTGGACAccattgccaaaaaaaaaaaaaaaatagagagagagagagaaaaaagaaaaaaattttaaaagccatgCAAGTAGCCTTTACCTTCGGATGAGGGTGAAGGACACACAgctctgaaaacagagaaaccTTCCCTGCGCTGATTTTAACTCATCCACCTCTGCCGCAAACGCACCTTTACATTCTGAAAAATCGTCATTATTATAGATCCCTGTGCTTATTTTGACacaaaaaacaactgaaaagcaTAATCCAATTTCAGACACGAGGTGTAAAACCTTATTGCTGCTACACAACCCGCGGTTCGCAAGGTGGGATTTGATTTAACCAGGCTTCTCTTTGTGACAATGCCAAATTTCCAAATTTCCTAAATATGTCAAAAACCATCAAGATACCGAAGGGAGAAATCCTGCTTAAATTTATACCTCTGTAGgttttctggggatttttttttttttctgcaggcataaataagaaaaagacTAGAaccagaaataaatgtatttgacAATTTCAGTTGATAAGGAATTTGCTTTTGCTTGCAcgcttcatttttatttataaatttatctGAAGAATATCTAGTTTGACCATGATAAAAATGTAGTAAACATGTTTGTACTATTTGCATAAACTCCTTTAAATATTGAATGTACTTGTCAAATGAATTTCCCAAAACACATTTCCATCATATCATAAAATACCACTTGCCATTCATAagaccaatttttttttaatagaaaataacatttatttctatGAAATGGAAACACAGAATTACCTGTTAGAAACAGCAAGAAGTTTGCTACATCGGAAcaagaaagcaattttcttgCAGATCACAAATGAAGGAGGCTTATTAAACCATCATACACCATTGGCGCCAGGGTCCTACGGACAGTTACAAATATATCTACTTTCCAATGTTATATACAGACCGCAACGTTTCTGGGGGCGAGAAGGAAAAGGTTTTCAATTTGACAATGTTTGATCTATATGCCTGGTAAGTATTACAATGCGCTGCCTAACCTTTAGCTTAACGTTAATACCAAGTTCACCTACGAGTTACATTAATAACTTAGATTTCCATTTTATAACATTATACACTTGCtagtatacatatatatatatgtatgtgtgtgggAAAGAGCGCgcgcgtgtgtgtgtgtgtgcacacccCACGACGCGCTGAGGATATCCATGCTTATGGCCATAAGCAACAAAGAGTGACTCATGTCTGGACAATGAAAGTGCACCTTTATCACCTTAATACACCTACGCCTGTCCGCGCCGGGCTCTGCACGCAACCACCGCCTGCACGGGGGAGAGGAAGCCACCCGTGTCCGTCCACCCGTGCCTACCTAGCTACCTCTACAGAGACGAGCTTTAGGAAGCCGCTATTGCTTCTCGGGGGTGTTGTTGACCATGGGCCCGTAGAGCCCGCTGGAGTACACCTGCTCCTTGTGCACGGCCGAGCGGTCCCGCATCAGGTCGCTGAAGGCGTAGTCCACGGGCGGCCGGAACCCCAGCGTGGGCATCAGCCCGGCCGTGGAGTAGGGGGTCATGAAGGCCAGTCCCCGGCTGTGCGCCGAGTAGGCGAGGCGCAGCGGGTTCAGTCCCAGGTGGGTGCCCAGGGGGTAGGCGCCGGCCTCGGCCCCGAAGTGCGTGGCGTTGGGCTGCAGCGGGGAGAAAGCGGAGCGGCTGCCCAGCGTGCCGATGGCCGGGGCCATGGCGCCGGCGATCAAGGGCCGGTGgtgggcggcggcggcggcggcggggggcggcagGCCCTGCAAGGCGCCGTCCCGGGCCCAGGCCTCCTCGGGGCCCTTCTCCGGGCCGCGGTTGTTGAGGATCTGCTCGATGGCCTGTACCACGTCCCCGCcgcagccctgcagcaccagctccagcacGCTGCGCTTGTGCGCCGGGAAGACGCGCGTCAGGATGTCGATGGGAGTCCGCTGCCGGCCGCCGGCCGAGGGCGACGGGTCCTGCTCGTCCTTGTCCGCCTCTGAGCCCGAGTCCGAGCCCAGCGGGCTGATGGAGCCCGGgctctcctccccctccttcgGGCCCTTGGAGACGGGTGAGCTCAGGAAGGACTCGCCGTCCCCGTTCTCCGAGCCCGAGCCGTGGCGAGCATCTGGGGAGGAGGTGCCGGGCACGGACTCGCCGTCCGGGGAGAGGGGCTTCCCGCCCGCCTGCTGCGGGGTGACGGCGCGGCTCGGCAGCAGCGTCTTGGGGAACAGCTCGAACTTCTGCATCTTGGACTCTGCGGGTCGGGggtgcagaaggaagagagACCGTCAGTGGGGCTGCCCCGGCGGGCCccgcggggcagccccggccgtCGGCGGGGCCACCCACCTGCTGCTCCGCGCCCCGCTCATCTCCCGCCGCCTCTCCAGGCCCCTTCCCCCCATCACCACCGCTCCGAGGGCTCGCAGCGCGGCCTTACCTGAGGCGCCGGCGCCTCCCTCGCCGCCGGCCCCGGCGCAGACGGAGCCGAACACCTCGTACGCGGGCCGGGGCGGGATGATGCCGTTGGCGGCCGCCAGCGCCAGCCCCTCGGCCGTGCCGTAGAGCAGCTGGAGCTCGCGGGCCTCGTTCTCCTCCTGCGCCTGCTGCCGGCGCAGCGCCACCTGAGCGGCCATGACGCGCTGGCGCTCGGCGATGAGGGTGCACTTGGCGCACATGCAGTCCTTCCAGCGGCAGTACCGCTTGTGGCCCTTCAGCGCCGACACCACCCCGTGGTTGCGGCACCGGGCGCACTTGGGCGTCCGCGGGTACTTCTCGGCCGCccgcagcagcagcggcggcgccCGCAGCAAGCTCCCGGCCACGCTCACCGGCAGCGtggccgccgccgcggccgccgcggccgccACCGAGctggggggcaccggggggggCGCGGCGGGTACGCTAGGCAGCTCCGACCGCAGCTCCATCCCGGCGAGCCCGCCCCGAGAGAGCGGCCCCCCCTCCCCGGCCTCCCCCAAAGCGACGCGGGGCGGGGGAGCCCCTGCGCCGCAGCCGCGCCCGGGCGCGGAGAGGCTCCCGTTGCCTTCAAGCGCAATCACGAGTGGGGGGCACACAGAGCCCCGGGAGCGGGCATGCAAACCCCAGCGCCTGTCCTCTCGCCTCGCTCGACGGCCCCGTCCCCCCGCACCAGCACACGGCCCCGGAGCGGGGTTCAAGTGAGGAAGGGCCCGTCGGAAGCCGTTccgccccctcctcccctccgCGCCCGAAAAGCAAAGCTAACACAAGAAAATCCAAGAAAACTTAGATCACTCTCGCTTCCTCGCTCTCCGTGCGCATCTGGCGGGGCAGCACCAAGTTCATCGCGCCAGGCTCAAAGCCGAGCTCTCCCGTCCGCTCTTGCGGGGTCGCCGCTCCCCACGGCGCCCCGGTGCAACCCGAGCTGCTCGCTAAGTTCCGTTCCCCCGTCCCCCTGTAACTGCGGCCACAGACTAGCAGTGTCCCTTCAAAGAACAATCCGGCACCTTCAACGACAGGATCCCTCGCCACGAGCCGCAGAGGCTAAAATCCAGCAGAGAATAGAAtagcgaaaaaaaaaaaaaaaaaaaaaaaaaaaaaaagtcgcCCCGTCTCCCGAGCAGCACCTCCGCAGCCGGGCGGAGGAGCCGGGCTCTCATCCGCCGCGACGAGCCCGGAGCAGGCGGGCAgagcggcggccgggccgggccgggccgggcgcggagCCCCCCGGGACGCGGTGCGgccggagcggagcggagcgcgctgcccgccgcgccgcgcgcCGCCACTCGCGCTATTGTTGCGGCCCGCGTTGCCATTAGGCAACATTTGACAACAATGTGGCGCCTGCCATTGGCCAGGGCCCGCGGGCGCCGCGCTGATTGGCCGCCCCGCGCTCCGCCGCGGCCGCCCGAGCGCGCCGCGCCCGCGGAGCGCCGGGAGCGTCCGGGGGGcaccgcggggacagcggggcagCGTGGGCGTGGGTGTGCCTGAAAACACTGCCCGCTCCCCCGCCACCTGAGAGTTTGgccctcttttcctttccttttttttttttttaatttattggaaACGGTACTTGCCAACcgtttgattttttttttttcctgggtgtTACTTGTcaaaaggggaggggggaataTGCTGTGCAAGGTGACAGTTCAATTTATGGTCTCTCCCCTCCCCTTGGAGATTTTGTTTTATGATAGTACGTAACGAcgcctctctctctccttccttccttccttccttccttccttccttccttccttccttccttccttccttccttccttccttccttccttccttccttccttccttccttccttccttccttccttccttccttccttccttccttccttctctcccttccttctctcccttccttctctcccttccttctctcccttccttctctcccttccttctctcccttccttctctcccttccttctctcccttccttctctcccttccttctctcccttccttctctcccttccttctctcccttccttctctcccttccttctctcccttccttctctcccctcttctctttctctctccccactccctctctctctctctctccacacCCGCAGGTGAATTCACAAGTGCTGCCGCAGCAGGAGAAGCCCGAGGTGAGTATGATTTTCCATCCTTTCTCTGCGATTTAGCCTGGGGGAGCCCTGCCCGCCCTTCGCTCCCCGGAAAGTAAagttcgttctttctttctcctgccaGCTGTTTGCGTGACTACGTGTTCAACAGGCGCCTTCCCCGCGGGGACAATAAACCCGAGGGACTGATttttgaggaggaggaggctgccgGGCTGGTAACTGTATATTAACCCCGGAGCTTTTGTTTTAGCATCAGCCACCCGGGTTTGACGTCACTTTCGCTGGTAGCGGGAGGAGGTAGCACTTCGGTG contains:
- the DMRTA2 gene encoding doublesex- and mab-3-related transcription factor A2, translating into MELRSELPSVPAAPPPVPPSSVAAAAAAAAATLPVSVAGSLLRAPPLLLRAAEKYPRTPKCARCRNHGVVSALKGHKRYCRWKDCMCAKCTLIAERQRVMAAQVALRRQQAQEENEARELQLLYGTAEGLALAAANGIIPPRPAYEVFGSVCAGAGGEGGAGASESKMQKFELFPKTLLPSRAVTPQQAGGKPLSPDGESVPGTSSPDARHGSGSENGDGESFLSSPVSKGPKEGEESPGSISPLGSDSGSEADKDEQDPSPSAGGRQRTPIDILTRVFPAHKRSVLELVLQGCGGDVVQAIEQILNNRGPEKGPEEAWARDGALQGLPPPAAAAAAHHRPLIAGAMAPAIGTLGSRSAFSPLQPNATHFGAEAGAYPLGTHLGLNPLRLAYSAHSRGLAFMTPYSTAGLMPTLGFRPPVDYAFSDLMRDRSAVHKEQVYSSGLYGPMVNNTPEKQ